Proteins from a single region of Palaemon carinicauda isolate YSFRI2023 chromosome 1, ASM3689809v2, whole genome shotgun sequence:
- the LOC137659452 gene encoding uncharacterized protein, which produces MTELKRLITSRKFVRKSVTESFNQRDQFILLEASDKLALESKLTDNMARLKDLDLQIQGIKWSSEENESELMEELEACENYQDKLRSSLFKLQLPVPTIPSPPTPALPLLKRPTAPLPRYSGQENEDLTKFLSQFEAVINRYEYSDYEKLLLLKQQITGRALVLIDSLESHNQGYSKAKELLEKALASPDVQKFSTIKQLSELNLDKCDDPFEYVSKVKGIIENVRKLNVTIDYILQYFVWTGLNEKFRDLLINITNHTWPSIEEISDNFFTVCTRYSHHKKKVKVTDHSVDMAINVNFTPEGTSGATAKCYPCSLCSTVQEKASHNIRDCTNFISPVSKVEKLKSIDGCTRCGLASHSTEKCRYKFRYRCANCKGFHWNYLCTHPGENQSNDISQKNLDLNKKKFHEKNKDKKDPKAKNPTERSQNNITTITEALKNSSEGDTILPTFTCNISGSNVRCMKDSGCQSNFISEELASKLNLPVIRESIKLTVNGINVPRSYDTKIVEVEMKFDRDSRVIYALCLPNINITLNLPKLNRVVNGFLSKGYKLADTRLLDGSEDISDIQLILGSKSSYCIPETEIVFGEKSIYSRTPHGVVLKGATETILHDLPYLPYAPEVSSSSYISITNRTPDYLPSEEAKFYQTSNIDFGKIEIRNESFVLEGEDDEVSGLVDIEKDVLDSVCDEALCRETSIYSETVEIHTQLVNYVLEKTTRNSEGRLVMPLLWNPRVSHLLGHNFNISEKILSGLQRKFQGNLDDKLKQISVVFKEQADAGIIERIENLDKFKKEHPESSFMPFMGIFKPDRETTKCRVVFLSNLSDKGSINHNQTMHASPTLNQKLSTSIINLRLQCRPELDWDEKLTAPLINEWKNICKQANSAPSVDFPRNFGARTDKYKLVGFADSSKKSIATLSLISTSLTAKTFHMLPVHTITEHLWAEYKATQRDFVGECNGEEMSSQGYCRSKDFSNGARDRVYHCKPQRGHLTSILSN; this is translated from the exons ATGACTGAACTGAAGAGATTAATAACTTCTCGGAAGTTTGTAAGAAAGTCTGTTACGGAGTCGTTTAATCAACGTGATCAGTTCATCTTACTTGAAGCTTCAGATAAGCTAGCACTTGAGTCTAAGTTGACTGACAACATGGCACGTTTGAAGGATTTGGATCTTCAAATACAGGGTATTAAATGGAGTTCTGAAGAAAACGAAAGTGAACTAATGGAAGAATTGGAGgcctgtgaaaattatcaagataaACTACGTTCGTCTTTATTTAAGCTCCAATTGCCTGTACCGACTATACCATCACCCCCAACTCCAGCTCTTCCCCTTTTGAAGAGACCAACGGCTCCTTTACCTCGATACTCTGGTCAAGAGAACGAAGACCTAACTAAATTTTTATCTCAGTTTGAGGCAGTTATCAACAGGTATGAATACTCTGACTACGAAAAGCTTTTACTCCTAAAGCAGCAGATAACTGGAAGAGCCTTGGTTTTGATAGATTCCTTGGAGTCTCATAACCAAGGATATAGTAAAGCAAAGGAGCTCTTAGAAAAGGCACTTGCTTCTCCAGACGTTCAGAAATTCAGCACCATCAAGCAGCTATCTGAGCTAAACTTGGACAAATGTGATGACCCATTTGAATATGTATCCAAAGTTAAAGGTATAATAGAGAATGTCCGTAAATTGAATGTTACTATTGATTATATTTTGCAATACTTTGTGTGGACAGGTCTGAATGAAAAGTTCAGGGATTTACTGATAAATATTACCAACCATACATGGCCTTCAATTGAAGAGATTAGTGATAATTTCTTCACTGTCTGCACAAGATACAGTCATCATAAGAAGAAAGTGAAAGTAACAGATCATTCTGTGGATATGGCAATAAATGTGAACTTCACACCAGAGGGAACTAGTGGAGCTACTGCAAAATGTTATCCATGCTCCTTGTGTAGCACAGTCCAAGAAAAGGCTAGCCATAACATCAGAGATTGTACGAACTTTATTTCTCCTGTTTCCAAAGTCGAGAAATTGAAGAGTATCGATGGATGTACTAGATGTGGCCTGGCATCACATTCTACTGAAAAGTGCAGATACAAATTTAGATATCGGTGTGCAAATTGCAAAggttttcattggaattacttgtgCACTCATCCAGGGGAAAATCAATCCAATGACATTAGTCAAAAGAATCTGGACCTTAACAAGAAAAAGTTCCATGAAAAAAACAAGGACAAGAAAGACccaaaggctaaaaatcctacggaaagaTCCCAGAATAACATTACTACTATTACAGAGGCTTTGAAGAACTCAAGTGAGGGAGAtacgattcttccaaccttcacgtGTAACATAAGTGGATCCAATGTGCGTTGTATGAAAGACAGTGGATGTCAATCCAATTTTATATCTGAAGAGTTGGCCAGCAAATTGAATCTACCCGTCATACGAGAGAGTATTAAACTTACTGTGAATGGTATCAATGTCCCTAGAAGTTATGACACCAAAATTGTTGAGGTGGAAATGAAATTTGACAGGGATTCAAGAGTCATTTATGCATTGTGCcttccaaatataaatattactttgaatCTTCCCAAGTTGAACAGAGTTGTGAATGGATTTCTGTCAAAAGGATATAAATTGGCAGATACAAGACTTTTGGATGGTTCAGAAGATATttctgatattcagcttatttTGGGATCAAAATCCAGCTATTGCATACCTGAGACTGAAATTGTATTCGGAGAGAAATCTATATATTCAAGAACTCCTCATGGTGTAGTGTTAAAGGGAGCAACCGAGACTATTTTACATGATCTGCCTTATTTACCATATGCCCCTGAAGTCTCGTCGTCTTCCTACATTTCGATAACTAATAGAACCCCAGACTACCTGCCTTCAGAAGAAGCTAAGTTTTATCAAACCTCTAATATAGATTTTGGTAAAATCGAGATTAGAAATGAATCATTTGTTTTggaaggagaggatgatgaagtCAGTGGGTTAGTTGATATTGAAAAGGATGTACTTGATTCTGTTTGTGACGAAGCATTGTGTAGAGAGACTTCAATATACTCTGAAACTGTTGAAATCCATACTCAGTTGGTCAATTACGTTTTAGAGAAAACTACAAGGAATAGTGAAGGGAGGCTGGTAATGCCATTACTCTGGAACCCTAGAGTTTCTCACCTTTTGGGACATAActtcaatatatcagagaaaatactgtcaggcttgcaaagaaaatttcaaggaaatttagaTGATAAACTGAAGCAGATAAGTGTGGTATTTAAAGAGCAAGCAGATGCTGGTataattgagagaattgaaaatcttgataaattcaagaaggagcatccagagtccagtttcatgccttttatgggcatttttaagCCTGATCGTGAGACCACAAAATGTAGGGTTGTGTTCCTATCCAATTTGAGTGACAAAGGAAGTATAAATCACAATCAAACTATGCATGCAAGTCCCACATTAAATCAGAAACTCTCCACTTCCATTATCAATTTGAG ATTGCAGTGTAGACCAGAACTAGATTGGGATGAAAAGCTTACTGCTCCTTTGATCAATGAATGGAAGAATATCTGCAAGCAGGCCAATTCTGCACCTTCTGTAGATTTTCCACGGAATTTTGGTGCTCGTACTGACAAATATAAATTGGTTGGGTTTGCTGATAGTAGTAAG AAAAGTATAGCAACACTGAGTTTGATTAGCACTTCGCTGACAGCCAAAACATTTCACATGCTCCCGGTCCATACGATCACTGAACATCTTTGGGCAGAATATAAGGCTACACAACG AGATTTCGTTGGAGAATGTAACGGTGAAGAGATGAGTAGCCAGGGATATTGCCGTAGCAAGGACTTCAGTAATGGGGCCAGAGACAGAGTATATCATTGCAAGCcacaa AGAGGCCATCTTACTTCCATTTTGTCTAACTAG